The Gossypium hirsutum isolate 1008001.06 chromosome D07, Gossypium_hirsutum_v2.1, whole genome shotgun sequence genome includes the window ctgggacaggttggagagataagggaatgtgagctaagctccattcaacgagaCATGTTTGGTATGTTGGAAAGTGTTAGCTTTATTCttcactttttgggatatgtttgactctatgagtcaattggtgtgttggagatccgtgtatccgatgtgcggtggtagagcccacttttatgtttcatagcctcaagtgtcaaattattttttaaatgtgatCTTATGTATTATGCTAATGTGATGCAAGATGGATGcataaacatgtgaataatatgcTAAATGGGTTTATTTAAGTTTCGCGAAAATGTTAGTATGCTCTCATAGTAATTGTATATGTAATTGTGGTTTGGGTCATTTTcatttaacttgtgaatgcatGTGACTATATGAGCTAGACTTGTaagttattaaagcatgtatacgTTGTAtagtcttgatgaattattgccaaatgaattatatatataagcgAGTTGAGTGTAATTGCATGTAAAAGTATAttatagttttatgatttaatgaaacatgaatatgttattttgacttggctagaatatggttgtgaatgtgttgtagtatgcttttatttaacctttgatattgtgtATATTTTGTTGTTACTCcgacattcactgagcttgtttaacCTCACACACTCTCTCTAACTATTGCAAATATTTAGCGTTTGCGGTGTGAGCGGTGCGAGGATaccaaggaagtgatccaagttaggctttagTATTTGCATAGgtggtattaatattattttttgaactatGGGGATAAGGCAATGTGGTTAGACTTTGATTGATTATTATTGTGGTCCGCATGATATTTTATGAGTTTAGTTTTCTAGCACTTTTGATGGAAgtcataattatttcatttgtATTGTTTTGGTTTGAAGATTTACTATGTTGAAGTGCCATGAACTATATGTATAGTCAATGAATGTTGAATAATGTGACAATTTACTATGAGTGTGATCTATGGCGGTGGTGTGACATCTTAATATTCGGGCTTGGCAACTGAGCctagtatagggtgttacaagttatCCATAGCCCTCTCCATTTGATATGATCGCTATCCTACCAATATATTCGACTCAAAGAAAATCAGAGAAACCCTCACAACAaaacactaaaaaatataaaaaaaaaatcaacataatAAACCAAAAAATCAAGAACGTGCCAAGAGGCAAACGAGAGCGTACCAAGAGACAGACTTCACATTTTTCGATAATTGGTATTAAACTTTCAAATGTTTACAATCGAATAGagtttcttttaattatttttttttctctatttttcttgCATGCAATATATATAATCACGCATATTGAGAGAGCAAATATATATAagatatgttaaaaaaaaaataacacgTGAATTTATAAGGTTTAAACAGTCACaacataacaataaaataaaacaaatttatgggaaattagaaaaaagaaaaaaaagtaatatcattatcaaattaatgtactaaatcaaaattaaacaacaataattttatctcaataatttattttggcttaaaagtattaaaattcctcgaatttataaaaattaaattccttcGAATGTTTTGTACTCAATTAAGCTCCTAAACTAATAAAATTGACCAAATAGGATATTTAACTAATGTTGATCGTTAGTACTTAAAGGTAACGCTAAGGTGATCGTTAACAAACACCATGCCAGCACTGATTGCTGACGGGCCATGTCGTGCCagcaaaaagtaaaaaataaattaaaattatttttaaaaataagtacacaataaatcaaaatatattagTTGTCTAGGTTCATTTGAATTTGGACAGTTATTTATCCAAATACATTCTGGAATTATAAAAAAGacattaaaatgatcaaattttatggttttaattaatttttaaattttttataaattttaattttatgttttttatatatttttaaaataaatctagacaagtgtaattattttaaaaatatttttacttttcctGACGTGGCACTTGCACATTAGATATTGGCAGTGACATGATACTGTCATATCAACAATCGGCGGTGATATGGCACTGCCACATTTGAGATGGCGTTTGTTATGGCTACGTCAGCATTGTTGTTAGACATTAGTGATCATCGTAAGTTAAAGGGTCTATGGCCTATTTGACCAATTTTATTAGTTTAGGGATTAATTAAgtgcaaaaaatttaaaataatttaattgattgtTTTGAAAAGTTCAAAAACTTATTTTACCAATAAACCATTTACTTTTACACTTCAActaattaaattttctaaaacgTGAATAATTTTTATCATACCAAAGTCGTCTTAACAAATAATGCATTCGGTGTATAAAAAAAAGCATTCAATGTTTTAGTtttgtgatatttttatattttacactttaattttatcacattttttcttcacaaataagATTTGGTGAAAATATGCTATTTCATGACTAGATAgtttttatattcaaattaaaattaatgataaaattgtaaaataaaaatttaaaatttacatttaataaaaatatatatttatattcatcacctaatttttaataatatataaataaattttataatttaaactcaatacttattaattttaatatgaaaagttCGAAATATATAATTTTTCGAACACTTAATTGAgaaatatttaataatagtattttttatggttttatcaACTTTTTTAGACGAAATTACAATCAAATACTACAAatcaaaataacttttttttttaaaactcacaataaaactttaacataaaacatcaaaatactcgaCCTCCTCCAGTTAAACCAACAACTTATCAGctctattttttctttccctaaattttattcttgtttcttcttcaaGTATAACCACttgtgaattttgatttaattattaaaaatgtacaatcatatatatataatatttagtatatAGTAATCTATTAATATATCATATTTCcaataacaaattaaatttatataattttagctTAACAAAATtcgataacaataataatagcaCCACAAACAAAAATGAGCTAGGTAGCGACTAGCGTTGCATCCAAAatgcaataataatattattattagccGATCATCAAGATTCAGATTCACTGTCTTTTCTTTTCCTGCCGTTTTATCTTTTATTCCATTTCCTTTGTATTTACCTTTTAGTACTTAACGACCTTCCTATTAATTTAACTCTTCCCAATATATTTTTTCTTGTTCCATTTATGCTTTTATTTTCACTCACCATTTCTCCCTTCTCCAACTTTACAATCTCCTGGTATGTTCTTTCTTAGTTTTTAACTTCCTGTTCCTATTCcaattttccatttcttttaaacATGTTTATACTTGATGGGAATTTGCCAATGTGTAGTTTTGTTTTGGTTTATGGGAATTCCAGGCTtttgtataataatatatataaatgtatgtatattatatattcaaacctttttttttttttttggtttgtcaATGTAACAGGTTGAAGAATGGATAGGAAAAGGTATGAAGATAGACGAAGAATTGGGTCAGTTAAAACTGCTGTTAACATTTATGGAGAGATGATTTTGGATGGAAATTCTTCATTGAAGAAACCCCAGGAGGATTCTCCAGAGGTATAATTTTGTGACCAATGAAATTGTGAGAAccctttttgtttatatatatatgcaattataGGAATTTATAGTTTCTCAATTTCACTGACAAAGTTGTCATTTGTGGGATATAACTCTGGCTAAGAAGCCTTCTTCAAGAGTAAAGCAGCTTCATAGGGCAAGAAGGGACAAGAATAGATACAAAGAAAGTAGAAAAACTGCAGAATCAGAGCTCTTCAGTTCAAGGGGAACAGATAAGGATCTGGCTTTTATGGTTGAGGAACCAAAATTTAAGGCTAAATCAAGGATGAGTGATATTGAGTCTTTAAGGAAAAATGGGTACCTTGAAAACAAGGCGTTGGATGTGGACAACAGGAGTCTTGCAAGTTATCGGTATGACGAAGTGATGAGAGAACTGCAAGTGGTGAAAAAAGAATTGAGTCAGCTTAAGCTTGATATGGAATCTGTTATGGCAGAGAAAGCAAGAGCAAAGAAGGAATTTGAAGACTCAAGCTTTACAATGTTGTCAAATGCTGCCTCTGCTGAAGCACTTAGCAAACAAATTGAGGCAGCTAATGAGGAACATGTGCTGGTTGAATTGGCTCAGATTGAGGCTCTGAAAGAAGTTGGAGAAACTGAAGCTCAAAGAGAGAAAGAAGCCGGTGAATTCTCGTTTAGGATGGaggaaacaaagaagaaaatgaagGACATAACTGAAGAGATTGATCAGTCCAAAGAGTTGGAAACCAAATTGGGTGTCACTTTGTCTAATATTAATCACTTGCAAGATGAACTAAAGCAAGTTAAGGGACAAGAGGAAGTGGTTCAGAAAGGTGATGATGGCTTGAAGCAACAAGATGATAGTTTCCAAAGTGCTGAAGAAGTGGAATCTTCGGTTTCCTTGGAGTTGATCACAAAAGAATTGGAGGCAGCTAAGAAAGAATTGGCTTTAATTAAAGATGAAAGTTTTCAGTATATGTCCTCCATGGATATCATAAGAAATGAGCTGAAACATGTTACAGAAGAAACGGCAAGGTTGAAGAAAACGGAAGAAAAGGCAGATTTGAAAGTTCAAAGCCTCAATTCAAAGCTGGTGAGAGCCAAATCCAAGTTGGAAGCAGTGGCTGCAACTGAAGAGAAGGCTAAATCAACTGTGGCTAGCCTTTCCCTTACACTTGAACAGCTAAGGGCAGAAGCAGAGGCATCAAAGAAAGAGAAGATGCTTGTTACAGAAGACACTGCAACTATTAAGGCAGAAATTCAGAAAACTGAGTCTGAAATAGATTTAACGGAGGAAAAATTGCAGGCAGCTATGCAAGAACTTGAGGCAGTTAAGTCATCAGAAGCTTTAGCTCTAGAAAAGTTAAGATCTCTGATAGAGGCTACAATGCAATCTAGAGCTTCAGCATCTAACCATAGTTCCACAATCACAATCTCAAGATTTGAGTACGAGTATTTAACTGGACATGCAGTTGGAGCTGAAGAGATCGCAGATAAAAAGGTTGCGGCAGCTCAGGCATGGATTGAAGCTTTGAAGGCTAGTGAGAGAGAGATATTGATGAAAACTGATATAGCTCATAGAGAGCTTAGAGAgttgagagtggaggaggagcATGGGGTATCACTTCCAGCAAACAAAAATGTGGATTCACAAAATAGGCAATCACTTTTGCTTAGGTCCATGAAAAGCAATGGCAGTTCAACCCCATCACGAAGAGCAAAGCACCATAAATCCACATCGCCTGCAATATCGGAGGGTGGATCAACTGAATTCATgattaagaagaaaagaaaggcgGCACCAAATTTATCCAAGTTCTTTAATGGCAAGAAAGTTGAGAAAGATGAGTAAGCTGGTCGTGAATCTTGTGTGTTTTTTACAAGCATTTGATTGCAACACAGTTGGAGTGGTGTTTTCTTAAAAACTAGTTGCTTTAAAAGTTTATTATGGCGTTTCTTCTTTTAACAAAAACTTGAATCTGATACGAGTGTTTAAAGCATTAAGAAATGTAATTGTGGGTGAGGTTATGTGGAAGAGTTGTGTAAATGAATGCAGAGGGAATAAGAGTTCAATCCCAAGTATCGGGTTTACATGTTCATGTTCTGTTCATACTGTTCTTTGATTTGCATATGGTAATCAGTTTTTAATGTGGCATGGCTCCTTTTAATTCCTGCTTAGATCAGATGAGTAACGATTTGAGCTTTTCTATGGCATTAGCAGACTACATTAATTTCAAAAAGATTGTTTAATTCTCATTCATCCTACTTTTACATTTTGCCTGGCATTAACTCTGCTTCTAAATCAAGAACACATCGAGGAAAGAGTTTACTTAGAAACTACAATAATCTCAACCATGTATGCTCCATGTCTTTTTAGGCTTTATTTATGACTTAATTCTCGATTTAGCTCTTGAagtatactcttttttttttgatcgAGAAGGGAACTAGATTTCATTAAACACACACCTAAAATATTGTTTGATACATAGTACACCCCTACCTATCAGCTACTAGCGGGGTTCAACAAAACTAGGTGGAGAATTGCAAATACAAAGCAAATTATGGAAATGTTAAACATCAGAGGGAGAAGAGGGTTGGAAGTTCCTCCCTAACCAAGCTAACGCATATTTGTTCCCTTTTTTCAAAAGATATGCCTAAAGTAACTAATAGTCATAAATCGGAAGAGCAGTTTTATTCATGAACCAAAGGTGACAGTCAAATATTACAAGACAACTCATGTCATAAAATGGATAACAGTGGTA containing:
- the LOC107954808 gene encoding protein PLASTID MOVEMENT IMPAIRED 2 isoform X2; amino-acid sequence: MDRKRYEDRRRIGSVKTAVNIYGEMILDGNSSLKKPQEDSPEPSSRVKQLHRARRDKNRYKESRKTAESELFSSRGTDKDLAFMVEEPKFKAKSRMSDIESLRKNGYLENKALDVDNRSLASYRYDEVMRELQVVKKELSQLKLDMESVMAEKARAKKEFEDSSFTMLSNAASAEALSKQIEAANEEHVLVELAQIEALKEVGETEAQREKEAGEFSFRMEETKKKMKDITEEIDQSKELETKLGVTLSNINHLQDELKQVKGQEEVVQKGDDGLKQQDDSFQSAEEVESSVSLELITKELEAAKKELALIKDESFQYMSSMDIIRNELKHVTEETARLKKTEEKADLKVQSLNSKLVRAKSKLEAVAATEEKAKSTVASLSLTLEQLRAEAEASKKEKMLVTEDTATIKAEIQKTESEIDLTEEKLQAAMQELEAVKSSEALALEKLRSLIEATMQSRASASNHSSTITISRFEYEYLTGHAVGAEEIADKKVAAAQAWIEALKASEREILMKTDIAHRELRELRVEEEHGVSLPANKNVDSQNRQSLLLRSMKSNGSSTPSRRAKHHKSTSPAISEGGSTEFMIKKKRKAAPNLSKFFNGKKVEKDE
- the LOC107954808 gene encoding protein PLASTID MOVEMENT IMPAIRED 2 isoform X1, which codes for MDRKRYEDRRRIGSVKTAVNIYGEMILDGNSSLKKPQEDSPEKPSSRVKQLHRARRDKNRYKESRKTAESELFSSRGTDKDLAFMVEEPKFKAKSRMSDIESLRKNGYLENKALDVDNRSLASYRYDEVMRELQVVKKELSQLKLDMESVMAEKARAKKEFEDSSFTMLSNAASAEALSKQIEAANEEHVLVELAQIEALKEVGETEAQREKEAGEFSFRMEETKKKMKDITEEIDQSKELETKLGVTLSNINHLQDELKQVKGQEEVVQKGDDGLKQQDDSFQSAEEVESSVSLELITKELEAAKKELALIKDESFQYMSSMDIIRNELKHVTEETARLKKTEEKADLKVQSLNSKLVRAKSKLEAVAATEEKAKSTVASLSLTLEQLRAEAEASKKEKMLVTEDTATIKAEIQKTESEIDLTEEKLQAAMQELEAVKSSEALALEKLRSLIEATMQSRASASNHSSTITISRFEYEYLTGHAVGAEEIADKKVAAAQAWIEALKASEREILMKTDIAHRELRELRVEEEHGVSLPANKNVDSQNRQSLLLRSMKSNGSSTPSRRAKHHKSTSPAISEGGSTEFMIKKKRKAAPNLSKFFNGKKVEKDE